In Caballeronia insecticola, one DNA window encodes the following:
- a CDS encoding LysR family transcriptional regulator: MDRLQAMQVFTRVVDTNSFSRAADTLNLPRASVTTIIQNLEAHLNVRLLQRTTRRLNLTPDGAAYYERCVRILADIEEAEGSFSNNGKGPHGKLRVDMPGAIGRLIVMPQLCDFHTRYPEIELMMGFGDKPVDLIQEGVDCVIRVGTLQDSSLVARRIGVFQGVTVAAPQYLERNGTPKTIEDLQNHTAVNYFSSRTGRIMDMDFVVDDETIEVKMRGMIAVNDAEAYLSCGLKGVGIIQVPRFMALPHLRAGELVEVLPQWNPLPMPISAVYPHNRHLSPKVRVFVDWAAELFERCPLLQGQKDAEERCLPTSTPAPVIVRHGTPEVAGTEDVVA, translated from the coding sequence ATGGATCGGCTACAAGCAATGCAGGTCTTCACCCGCGTCGTCGACACCAACAGCTTTTCCCGCGCAGCGGATACGCTCAATCTGCCGCGCGCGTCAGTCACGACGATCATTCAAAACCTCGAGGCGCATCTCAACGTGCGTCTGCTTCAGCGCACGACGCGACGACTCAATCTCACGCCCGACGGCGCCGCGTATTACGAGCGCTGCGTGCGCATTCTCGCGGACATCGAAGAAGCGGAAGGCTCGTTCTCGAACAACGGCAAGGGGCCGCATGGCAAGCTGCGTGTCGATATGCCGGGCGCGATCGGGCGGCTCATCGTGATGCCGCAGCTCTGCGATTTCCATACGCGCTATCCGGAAATCGAACTGATGATGGGCTTCGGCGACAAGCCGGTCGACCTGATTCAGGAAGGCGTCGATTGCGTGATTCGCGTGGGCACCTTGCAGGATTCGAGTCTCGTCGCGCGGCGCATTGGCGTATTTCAGGGCGTGACGGTCGCGGCTCCGCAATATCTCGAACGCAACGGCACGCCGAAAACGATCGAAGATTTGCAGAATCACACGGCGGTGAATTATTTTTCGAGCCGCACGGGCCGCATCATGGACATGGACTTCGTCGTCGACGACGAGACCATCGAAGTGAAGATGCGCGGCATGATCGCCGTCAACGATGCCGAAGCGTATCTGAGCTGCGGCCTCAAGGGCGTCGGCATCATTCAGGTGCCGCGTTTCATGGCGTTGCCGCATCTGCGCGCGGGCGAACTCGTTGAAGTGCTGCCGCAATGGAATCCGCTGCCGATGCCTATTTCCGCGGTGTATCCGCACAACCGGCATCTGTCGCCGAAGGTGCGCGTGTTCGTCGACTGGGCTGCAGAGTTGTTCGAACGCTGCCCGCTTCTGCAAGGCCAGAAGGACGCGGAAGAACGCTGCCTGCCGACCAGCACGCCGGCGCCTGTTATCGTGCGTCACGGCACGCCGGAAGTCGCGGGCACCGAGGATGTAGTTGCATAG
- a CDS encoding GNAT family N-acetyltransferase, which yields MSDNITVRRVGANEATEYIAALADVLIDCVEGGASVSFMLPISRETAVDFWTRIALSVARNERVLLVAEDDEGHVLGTVQVVIDQPENQPHRADIAKMLVVRRARRRGIAQRLIAAADDAARAAGKSVLVLDTVTGGDAERLYERAGWQRVGVVPNYALKPDGTLCATTFFHKQLA from the coding sequence ATGAGCGACAACATCACCGTGCGCCGCGTCGGCGCGAACGAGGCTACGGAATACATCGCGGCGCTGGCGGACGTGCTCATCGATTGCGTAGAAGGCGGCGCGTCGGTGAGCTTCATGCTGCCCATCTCGCGCGAAACGGCCGTCGATTTCTGGACACGTATTGCGCTTAGCGTCGCGCGTAACGAACGCGTGCTGCTTGTCGCTGAAGACGATGAAGGACATGTACTCGGTACGGTGCAGGTTGTCATCGATCAGCCGGAGAACCAGCCGCATCGCGCCGATATCGCGAAGATGCTGGTCGTGCGCCGTGCACGACGCCGGGGCATCGCACAACGCCTGATAGCCGCCGCCGACGATGCCGCGCGTGCCGCAGGCAAGTCCGTGCTCGTGCTCGACACCGTGACCGGCGGCGACGCCGAGCGACTCTACGAACGCGCGGGGTGGCAACGCGTGGGCGTCGTGCCGAACTATGCGTTGAAGCCCGACGGCACGCTCTGCGCGACGACTTTCTTTCACAAGCAACTCGCTTGA
- a CDS encoding DUF4148 domain-containing protein — MKQLVTGFSLAAISAVVTTTAFAESGQGIGHAGTYQTSAQAQESSSSTPKTRAQVRAELAAAFSNGSLPALNRNTYPERSMWGDAIAAQSEQRTRDAAQAEARNREIVEYANGSATQGNVTAR; from the coding sequence ATGAAACAGCTCGTCACGGGGTTTTCTCTCGCAGCCATCTCCGCCGTTGTCACAACTACGGCATTCGCGGAGAGCGGACAAGGCATCGGCCACGCCGGCACGTATCAAACGTCGGCGCAAGCACAGGAAAGTTCGAGCAGCACGCCGAAGACTCGCGCTCAGGTACGCGCCGAACTCGCCGCCGCTTTTTCGAACGGCTCGCTGCCCGCGCTGAATCGCAACACGTATCCGGAACGCAGCATGTGGGGCGATGCGATCGCCGCGCAAAGCGAGCAACGCACACGTGATGCGGCGCAAGCGGAAGCGCGTAATCGCGAGATCGTCGAGTATGCCAACGGCTCCGCGACACAAGGCAACGTGACGGCGCGTTGA
- a CDS encoding adenosylcobalamin-dependent ribonucleoside-diphosphate reductase: protein MAEDNPSTALAPQQFSIDVMLEKYAKGDETRVEDIYRRVARGVALAEPKELRAKTEAEFIDNFRRGALGAGRIMSAAGAGLDATLINCFVQPVGDAIQGVDSNGLPGIYVALLQAAETMRRGGGVGYNFSAIRPRGARVHSTGSAASGPCSYMDVFDASCRTVESAGARRGAQMGILDCTHPDLLEFIAAKHTKGRWNNFNVSVAVTDEFMQAIADDAIWQLVHKAEPSPAQRAAEDMHQREDGLWVYREVRAREVWNTIMRSTYDVAEPGVVFMSRMNDDNNLRAIEAIRATNPCGEQPLPAYGCCNLGPLNLTRFVNAPFAQMRGGAPSFDWDAFTRTTRTQVRFLDDVLDVTLWPLDEQAREAQAKRRIGVGFTGLGDTLVMLGLRYDAQEGRDFATRIARTMRDAAYRASVELAQERGAFPLFDAKQYLEEGTFASRLPEDLKNAIREHGIRNSHLLSIAPTGTVSLAFADNASNGVEPAFSWTYQRTKRMADGSRQTFAVEDHAYRLYREMGGDVNTLPDYFVSALDMSAHDHMEMMAVVQPFVDTSISKTVNVPADYPFDKFQDLYFEAWRRGLKGLATYRPNETLGAVLSVTPEETPSDSPDPEFDLDPLRIAIDHRPKGELPAIIEKVEYLTQAGKKSLYLAVSFIEVTGRIAGEDVTIERPIEFFIPTGQRDESQQWITATMRSISLAARGGFAARTLQDMRKVSWDRGQVRLGDVERLDGHRSPRWHDSEVAALAYAIQQILHRRGFLDAEGNQVPSRVLARKPGDRTSHSVAVADELDDVTEGIAQGEIDPHGLSQMHGRKCATCGANAVIRKDGCDFCTACGEIGACG from the coding sequence ATGGCCGAAGACAATCCCAGCACCGCTCTTGCACCGCAGCAGTTCTCCATCGACGTGATGCTCGAAAAATACGCCAAGGGCGATGAGACGCGCGTCGAAGATATCTATCGCCGCGTGGCGCGCGGCGTTGCGCTTGCCGAGCCGAAAGAGCTGCGCGCGAAGACGGAAGCGGAGTTCATCGACAACTTCCGGCGCGGCGCGCTGGGTGCGGGGCGCATCATGAGCGCAGCAGGCGCGGGCCTCGACGCGACGCTCATCAATTGTTTCGTTCAGCCCGTCGGCGACGCGATACAAGGCGTCGACAGCAACGGCCTGCCGGGCATCTATGTTGCGCTCTTGCAGGCCGCAGAAACGATGCGTCGCGGCGGCGGCGTCGGCTATAACTTTTCCGCGATCCGGCCGCGCGGCGCACGCGTGCATTCGACCGGTTCCGCGGCGTCCGGCCCATGCAGCTACATGGATGTGTTCGATGCATCGTGCCGCACCGTCGAAAGCGCGGGCGCACGGCGCGGCGCGCAGATGGGCATTCTCGATTGCACGCATCCGGACCTGCTCGAATTCATCGCGGCAAAACATACGAAAGGGCGCTGGAACAATTTCAACGTGTCGGTCGCGGTGACCGACGAGTTCATGCAAGCCATCGCCGATGACGCCATCTGGCAACTCGTGCACAAGGCGGAGCCCTCGCCTGCGCAACGCGCGGCCGAGGACATGCATCAGCGTGAGGATGGCCTATGGGTGTATCGCGAAGTGCGCGCACGTGAAGTATGGAACACGATCATGCGCTCGACGTACGATGTCGCGGAGCCGGGCGTCGTGTTCATGTCGCGCATGAACGACGACAACAACCTGCGCGCCATCGAAGCGATTCGCGCGACCAATCCGTGCGGCGAGCAGCCGCTGCCCGCATACGGCTGCTGCAATCTCGGTCCGCTGAATCTCACGCGCTTCGTGAACGCGCCGTTCGCGCAGATGCGCGGCGGCGCGCCTTCGTTCGACTGGGACGCCTTCACGCGAACCACGCGCACGCAAGTACGTTTTCTCGACGACGTGCTCGACGTCACGCTCTGGCCGCTCGACGAACAGGCGCGCGAGGCGCAGGCGAAGCGCCGCATCGGCGTGGGCTTCACGGGTCTCGGCGATACGCTCGTGATGCTCGGTCTGCGCTATGACGCGCAGGAAGGGCGCGACTTCGCCACGCGCATCGCGCGCACGATGCGCGATGCGGCGTATCGGGCATCGGTGGAACTCGCGCAGGAACGCGGCGCGTTCCCCCTCTTCGATGCGAAGCAGTATCTGGAAGAGGGCACGTTCGCATCGCGTCTGCCGGAAGACCTCAAGAATGCGATACGCGAGCACGGCATTCGCAACAGCCATCTGCTTTCAATCGCGCCTACCGGCACCGTGAGTCTTGCGTTCGCGGACAACGCGTCGAACGGCGTTGAACCCGCGTTTTCGTGGACATATCAGCGCACCAAGCGCATGGCGGACGGCTCGCGTCAAACCTTCGCGGTGGAGGATCATGCTTACCGGCTGTATCGCGAGATGGGCGGTGACGTGAACACGCTGCCCGATTACTTCGTGAGCGCACTCGACATGTCGGCGCACGATCACATGGAGATGATGGCGGTGGTGCAGCCTTTCGTCGACACGTCGATCTCGAAGACCGTGAACGTGCCCGCCGACTATCCGTTCGACAAGTTTCAGGATCTCTATTTCGAAGCGTGGCGGCGCGGCCTGAAGGGGCTCGCAACCTATCGGCCCAATGAAACGCTGGGTGCGGTGTTGTCGGTAACACCGGAAGAAACGCCGAGCGATTCGCCGGACCCGGAATTCGATCTCGATCCGCTGCGCATCGCAATCGATCATCGGCCGAAGGGCGAGTTGCCCGCGATCATCGAGAAGGTCGAGTATCTGACGCAGGCGGGCAAGAAGTCGCTCTATCTCGCGGTGTCGTTCATCGAAGTGACGGGACGCATCGCGGGAGAGGACGTGACGATCGAACGGCCCATCGAGTTCTTTATCCCGACGGGTCAGCGCGACGAATCGCAGCAATGGATCACTGCGACCATGCGCTCGATTTCACTCGCTGCGCGCGGCGGCTTTGCGGCACGCACGCTGCAGGATATGCGCAAGGTATCGTGGGATCGCGGTCAGGTGAGACTGGGGGATGTCGAACGTCTCGACGGGCATCGCAGTCCGCGCTGGCACGACTCCGAAGTCGCGGCGCTAGCGTATGCGATCCAGCAGATTCTTCATCGCCGCGGTTTTCTGGATGCAGAAGGCAACCAGGTACCGTCGCGCGTGCTTGCGCGCAAGCCGGGCGATAGAACGTCGCATTCGGTAGCTGTAGCCGATGAGCTCGACGACGTAACCGAGGGCATCGCGCAAGGGGAGATCGATCCGCATGGTCTTTCTCAAATGCACGGCCGAAAATGCGCGACGTGTGGTGCGAACGCGGTGATCCGCAAGGATGGCTGCGACTTCTGCACCGCGTGCGGCGAAATTGGCGCGTGCGGTTAA
- the mobB gene encoding molybdopterin-guanine dinucleotide biosynthesis protein B — protein sequence MSSGHPPLFGIAGRSGQGKTTLIEALLPWLRARGLTVNVIKHSHHSIELEPPGKDSARFRRAGAGEVLIASPYRYAIVRELHGEEEPSVSELAKRLSHADLVIVEGFAREAMPRLEVVRPSAGRDPLYQTDVEIVAIATNAPDALKTTLPVLALDDIASIGAFICERMGIVLTS from the coding sequence ATGAGTTCAGGTCATCCGCCGCTATTCGGCATCGCGGGCCGTTCGGGCCAAGGCAAGACCACGCTGATCGAGGCGCTGCTGCCGTGGCTGCGTGCGCGCGGACTCACGGTCAACGTCATCAAGCACAGCCATCATTCGATCGAACTCGAACCGCCGGGCAAGGACAGTGCGCGCTTTCGTCGCGCGGGCGCGGGGGAAGTGCTGATCGCGTCGCCGTATCGTTACGCGATCGTGCGCGAGTTGCATGGCGAGGAGGAGCCGTCGGTTAGCGAGCTGGCGAAGCGCCTGTCGCACGCGGACCTCGTGATCGTCGAGGGATTCGCGCGCGAGGCGATGCCGCGTCTCGAAGTGGTGCGGCCGTCAGCCGGTCGCGATCCGCTTTATCAGACCGACGTCGAGATAGTTGCGATTGCAACCAATGCGCCGGATGCGCTCAAGACCACGCTGCCGGTACTCGCGCTCGACGACATCGCGAGTATCGGCGCGTTCATCTGCGAGCGCATGGGTATCGTGCTGACAAGCTAA
- a CDS encoding DUF2783 domain-containing protein, whose product MNRMKLTLELNIADHDAFYERLIDTHNGLSDEQSQMLNAKLILLLANHIGDGDVLKDALTMARHGLVAA is encoded by the coding sequence ATGAATCGTATGAAGCTCACTCTCGAACTGAATATCGCGGACCACGATGCGTTCTACGAGCGCCTCATCGACACGCACAACGGACTCTCCGACGAGCAAAGCCAGATGCTCAATGCGAAGCTGATCTTGCTGCTCGCCAATCACATCGGCGATGGCGATGTGCTGAAAGACGCGCTGACGATGGCGCGTCACGGTCTCGTCGCGGCTTAG
- a CDS encoding FAD-dependent oxidoreductase — translation MSVNYATLRFDYERAPDHDAPASSPYPVAVIGAGPVGLATAIDLAQQGVRTVLLDNDDTVSSGSRAICFAKRTLEIFDRLGCGERMMEKGVSWNVGKVFLQDELVYTFNLLPETGHARPAFINLQQYYVEAFLAERAMTLDNLHLRWKSNVIGVTQHDDHVELQVETPDGIYPLKAQYVVAADGARSPVRHALNLDSHGRTFKDRFLIADVKMKAPFPTERWFWFDPPFHRNQSVLLHRQPDNVWRIDFQLGWDADPVAEKAPERVIPRVKALLGEDAEFELEWVSVYTFSCLRMEHFRHGRVIFAGDSAHGVSPFGARGANSGVQDADNLAWKLRLVLNGDAPHTLLDTYASEREYAADENILNSTRATDFITPKSAVSRLFRDATLNLAKDCPFARRVANSGRLSVPAVLRDSPLNTPDRADDAFTGAMVPGAPCADAPVRVDGRDAWMLAQTHGGAFTGIYFCGLGQDPDACAKSLAALSDGPLPLNALIVVPKGMSCAAKGVTVVEDVEGMVAHRFDAQPGTFYLLRPDQHVCARWRTFDAAAVAAALKRATCNG, via the coding sequence ATGTCCGTGAATTACGCCACCCTGCGTTTCGACTATGAGCGCGCGCCCGATCACGATGCGCCCGCGTCATCGCCTTATCCCGTCGCGGTGATCGGTGCGGGTCCGGTCGGTCTCGCGACTGCCATCGATCTCGCGCAACAGGGCGTGCGCACGGTGCTGCTCGACAACGACGACACCGTATCGAGCGGATCGCGCGCAATCTGCTTCGCCAAGCGCACGCTGGAGATCTTCGATCGCCTCGGTTGCGGCGAACGCATGATGGAAAAGGGCGTGAGCTGGAACGTCGGCAAGGTGTTTCTGCAAGACGAACTCGTCTACACATTCAACCTGCTGCCTGAAACCGGGCACGCGCGTCCCGCGTTCATCAACTTGCAGCAGTACTACGTCGAAGCCTTTCTCGCCGAGCGCGCCATGACGCTCGACAATTTGCACTTGCGCTGGAAGAGCAACGTCATCGGCGTGACTCAGCATGACGATCATGTCGAGCTGCAGGTCGAAACGCCCGATGGAATTTATCCGCTCAAGGCGCAATACGTGGTCGCCGCTGATGGTGCGCGCAGTCCGGTGCGACACGCGCTCAATCTCGACAGCCACGGCCGCACGTTCAAGGACCGCTTCCTGATCGCCGACGTGAAGATGAAGGCGCCTTTTCCGACGGAGCGCTGGTTCTGGTTCGATCCGCCGTTTCATCGCAACCAGTCGGTGCTGCTGCATCGTCAGCCGGACAACGTATGGCGCATCGATTTTCAGCTTGGATGGGACGCCGATCCCGTCGCGGAGAAAGCACCCGAACGCGTGATTCCGCGCGTAAAAGCGTTGCTCGGCGAAGACGCGGAGTTCGAACTGGAGTGGGTAAGCGTCTATACGTTTTCGTGCTTGCGCATGGAGCACTTCAGGCATGGGCGCGTCATTTTTGCGGGGGACTCCGCGCATGGCGTGTCGCCGTTCGGTGCGCGCGGCGCGAACAGCGGCGTGCAGGACGCGGACAATCTCGCATGGAAACTCAGGCTCGTCCTGAATGGCGATGCGCCTCACACGCTGCTCGACACCTACGCGTCCGAACGCGAATACGCCGCCGACGAAAACATCCTCAACTCGACGCGCGCCACCGATTTCATCACGCCGAAAAGCGCGGTTTCGCGGCTGTTCCGCGATGCCACGCTCAATCTCGCGAAGGACTGTCCGTTCGCACGGCGCGTTGCGAACAGCGGACGTTTATCGGTGCCGGCCGTGCTGCGCGATTCACCGCTGAACACGCCCGATCGTGCGGACGATGCCTTCACCGGCGCAATGGTGCCGGGCGCGCCATGCGCGGATGCACCCGTGCGCGTCGATGGCCGCGACGCATGGATGCTCGCCCAAACGCATGGCGGCGCATTCACGGGCATCTATTTCTGCGGACTCGGGCAAGACCCGGACGCCTGCGCGAAAAGCCTCGCGGCGTTGTCGGATGGACCGCTTCCGTTAAATGCGCTGATTGTCGTGCCGAAGGGCATGTCGTGCGCGGCTAAGGGCGTGACGGTGGTGGAAGATGTCGAAGGCATGGTCGCGCATCGTTTCGATGCGCAGCCCGGCACGTTCTATCTGTTGCGTCCCGATCAACACGTGTGCGCGCGCTGGCGCACATTCGATGCCGCGGCGGTCGCGGCGGCGCTCAAGCGTGCAACCTGCAACGGATGA
- a CDS encoding IclR family transcriptional regulator → MSAVRRGIQSIEVGGALLRALVDHGGPMLLGDLAKKAGMPSAKAHPYLVSYGNLGLIQQDSATGRYELGPFALQMGLISLQRVDPVRLAIEEVANMTPRVEHTVALASAGSYGPTIVHIRQASVPIHVTMRTGTVMSLLQTATGRAFAAYLPPMTVDALVAIERAGALQTGAVRRDYTRAQIDAMLAEVREHGIARAIDDPVAGISAMSAPVFDHSRNIVLAITAIGPSGSFDGAWNGDIAQALRACAGHVSKMLGFVAV, encoded by the coding sequence ATGAGCGCAGTGCGCCGCGGCATTCAATCGATCGAAGTAGGGGGCGCGCTCTTGCGCGCACTGGTGGATCACGGCGGGCCCATGTTGCTCGGCGATCTCGCGAAGAAGGCGGGCATGCCGTCGGCGAAGGCGCATCCGTATCTCGTGTCGTACGGCAATCTCGGGTTGATTCAGCAAGACTCCGCCACGGGCCGCTATGAACTCGGGCCTTTCGCGTTGCAGATGGGCCTGATCAGCTTGCAGCGCGTCGATCCGGTGCGGCTTGCAATCGAGGAAGTGGCGAACATGACGCCGCGCGTCGAGCATACGGTCGCGCTTGCGAGCGCGGGCAGTTATGGTCCGACGATCGTGCATATCCGGCAAGCGAGCGTGCCCATCCACGTGACGATGCGCACAGGCACGGTGATGTCGTTGTTGCAGACCGCAACGGGCCGCGCGTTCGCCGCGTATCTTCCGCCGATGACCGTGGACGCGCTGGTGGCCATCGAACGCGCGGGCGCGTTGCAAACGGGCGCCGTACGTCGCGATTACACGCGCGCGCAGATCGACGCGATGCTCGCCGAAGTGCGCGAACACGGCATCGCGAGAGCGATCGACGATCCCGTCGCGGGCATCAGTGCGATGAGCGCGCCGGTGTTCGATCATTCGCGCAACATCGTGCTCGCGATCACCGCGATCGGGCCGAGCGGTTCGTTCGATGGCGCATGGAACGGCGACATCGCCCAAGCGCTGCGTGCGTGTGCCGGGCACGTGTCGAAGATGCTGGGCTTCGTCGCCGTCTGA
- a CDS encoding cupin domain-containing protein, with translation MQGERIDTNELIQRLKLEPHPEGGFFRETYRDNARVTRAGEGALRSASTAIYFLLCDGAHSAWHRIRSDEVWHFYAGDPLDVHVLEANDAGGALVTHRLGNALMHPHTSFQAVVKAGDWFAAECRDASGAALVGCTVAPGFEFSEFELAAPGTLEARYPQHRELITRLGPKT, from the coding sequence ATGCAAGGCGAACGCATCGATACGAACGAATTGATTCAGCGTCTGAAGCTCGAACCGCATCCCGAAGGCGGGTTCTTTCGCGAGACCTATCGGGACAATGCTCGCGTGACGCGCGCAGGCGAAGGCGCGTTGCGTTCCGCATCCACCGCGATCTACTTCCTGTTATGCGATGGCGCGCATTCGGCGTGGCATCGCATTCGTTCGGACGAGGTCTGGCATTTCTATGCAGGCGATCCGCTCGATGTGCACGTGCTCGAAGCGAACGATGCCGGCGGCGCGCTCGTCACGCATCGCCTTGGCAACGCGCTCATGCATCCGCATACATCGTTTCAAGCTGTCGTGAAAGCGGGCGACTGGTTTGCCGCCGAATGTCGCGATGCTTCGGGCGCGGCGTTGGTCGGCTGCACGGTCGCGCCGGGCTTCGAATTCAGCGAGTTCGAACTGGCCGCGCCGGGCACGCTGGAAGCACGATATCCGCAGCATCGCGAGTTGATCACGCGTCTCGGCCCAAAGACGTGA
- a CDS encoding ABC transporter substrate-binding protein → MTLSSTLQDAFAPTGTLRASINLGNPILAHRTDSGEPGGVSVDIARELAARLRVPVAFTAFETAAKSVETVTNEAADVGFFAIDPLRGAGIAFTAPYVLIEGCYLVRDASPLVSNDEVDREGNRIMVGQGSAYDLFLTREIKHAQIVRTELSQTVVEAFLRDNLEVAAGVKQQLEADAARTPGVRLLDGRFMVIQQAMGLPKPRGDEAANFLRAFVEDVKRSGFVADALARHGIKGASVAPAAQT, encoded by the coding sequence ATGACTCTCTCCTCTACCTTGCAGGACGCCTTCGCGCCGACCGGCACGTTGCGCGCATCGATCAATCTCGGCAATCCGATCCTCGCGCATCGCACGGACAGCGGCGAACCGGGCGGCGTATCCGTGGATATCGCGCGGGAACTCGCGGCGCGTCTTCGCGTGCCCGTCGCGTTCACCGCGTTCGAAACCGCCGCAAAGTCGGTGGAAACCGTCACGAACGAAGCCGCCGACGTCGGCTTCTTTGCAATCGATCCGTTGCGCGGCGCGGGCATTGCGTTCACCGCGCCTTATGTGCTGATCGAAGGCTGCTATCTCGTGCGCGACGCCTCGCCGCTCGTCAGCAACGACGAAGTGGATCGCGAGGGCAATCGCATCATGGTGGGCCAAGGCAGCGCGTACGATCTCTTTCTCACGCGCGAAATCAAGCATGCGCAGATCGTGCGCACGGAGCTGTCGCAAACGGTGGTCGAGGCTTTCCTGCGCGATAACCTCGAAGTCGCGGCGGGCGTCAAACAGCAACTCGAAGCCGATGCCGCGCGCACGCCCGGCGTGCGCCTGCTCGACGGGCGCTTCATGGTGATCCAGCAGGCGATGGGCTTGCCGAAGCCTCGCGGCGACGAGGCGGCGAACTTTCTGCGCGCGTTCGTCGAGGACGTGAAGCGCTCCGGGTTTGTCGCGGATGCGCTCGCGCGCCACGGCATCAAGGGCGCATCGGTGGCGCCGGCCGCGCAGACCTGA
- a CDS encoding GNAT family N-acetyltransferase gives MSANDAGHFTLAVTDWIDASFERDVSGGLAAFNRAQLGPSHQRDLAVSVYRGDDFVGGLAGYTAWDWLFVKWLWIHEDARGLGFGGRALEAAEHEAQKRGCRAAWLDTINPAARALYARCGYEVFGEIADFHAGQSRYFMQKRF, from the coding sequence ATGAGCGCGAACGATGCAGGTCATTTCACGCTTGCGGTGACCGACTGGATCGACGCATCGTTCGAGCGCGACGTATCCGGCGGCCTCGCCGCGTTCAATCGCGCGCAGCTCGGTCCGAGCCATCAGCGCGATCTCGCCGTGTCGGTGTATCGCGGCGACGACTTCGTCGGCGGTCTGGCGGGCTATACGGCGTGGGACTGGCTATTCGTCAAATGGCTATGGATTCACGAAGACGCACGCGGCCTCGGCTTCGGCGGCCGCGCGCTGGAGGCCGCCGAGCACGAAGCGCAAAAGCGCGGCTGCCGCGCGGCGTGGCTCGACACCATTAATCCCGCGGCACGCGCGCTTTACGCGCGCTGCGGGTACGAGGTTTTCGGCGAAATCGCCGACTTTCATGCGGGGCAGTCACGCTATTTCATGCAGAAGCGTTTCTAA
- a CDS encoding DJ-1/PfpI family protein produces MTLHIGLLLFPRVQQLDMTGPYDVFAHMADAQVHLVAKTGEPVKSSAGMILTPDATFADCPALDVICVPGGAGVGDLMEDEETLAFLRRQAADARYVTSVCTGSLVLGAAGLLRGKRATTHWAFHSLLAELGAIPVHARVVRDGNLLTGGGITAGIDFALTLAAELVGEHEAQAIQLQMEYAPAPPFDSGDPDRAPAAVLNDVRERSAASLAARGAITARVAERLKLHA; encoded by the coding sequence ATGACGCTGCATATCGGCCTGCTGCTGTTTCCGCGCGTTCAGCAACTCGACATGACCGGCCCGTACGACGTATTCGCGCACATGGCCGACGCGCAAGTGCACCTCGTTGCGAAGACGGGCGAGCCTGTGAAATCGAGCGCCGGCATGATCCTGACGCCCGACGCCACCTTCGCCGATTGCCCGGCGCTCGACGTGATCTGCGTGCCGGGCGGCGCTGGCGTCGGCGATCTGATGGAAGACGAGGAGACGCTCGCCTTCCTGCGCCGGCAGGCGGCAGACGCGCGTTATGTGACGTCGGTCTGCACGGGCTCGCTCGTGCTCGGCGCGGCGGGGCTGCTGCGCGGCAAACGCGCGACGACGCACTGGGCATTTCACTCGCTGCTCGCCGAACTCGGCGCCATTCCGGTGCACGCGCGCGTGGTGCGCGACGGCAATTTGCTGACCGGCGGCGGCATCACGGCGGGCATCGATTTCGCGTTGACGCTGGCGGCGGAACTCGTCGGCGAGCACGAGGCGCAGGCGATTCAGCTGCAGATGGAATACGCCCCCGCGCCGCCGTTCGATTCGGGCGATCCGGATCGCGCGCCGGCCGCCGTGCTGAACGACGTGCGCGAGCGTTCGGCGGCATCGCTCGCGGCGCGCGGCGCGATCACGGCGCGCGTCGCCGAGCGTTTGAAACTGCATGCGTAA